The following are encoded together in the Bos javanicus breed banteng chromosome 4, ARS-OSU_banteng_1.0, whole genome shotgun sequence genome:
- the KRBA1 gene encoding protein KRBA1 isoform X3, whose translation MWSRGWQERQESGWWPEMGRQSSLGVPSMAQQGPRDRAERSSVTLSPQRLGPAVPTCRAPALNPGSLCLRTSVSPLQPLPWWEDYVRRSTCRLMLGEGARVHCGLLAGGAPQHSLHLSALVQLVQEIPEFLFGEGSPESSGGASLDGVAVSSQAAVTEDMCPLRDLLRCLPDTPVGLLGLAATPSGSSSSSTPGAGGPGSPLSIKTADKPRPVEEGSPGAPGQEPSPATCSQGSSKSRRNPERGTPGAGAVSISPGHSPLQGLINCLKEILEPGPQGPEGPRSSPPPPAPSLGASQLTRAELGPGGLPWAVKTEAASGDCPLQSLLNCLKEIPEARDRHPSPLGASDPRLQEDPGAWKRNSGGLRPLQTPPPGPGPGAGSMLSAVKVEDSWPQGPLEPTSCQLSKQPHGPSAASSPRNVKDIAPTQVQVPSWGPAAQAGSASSSPLEALEACLRGIPLSGSLPPQPPASSWSRSPQPGDPGSQRPELPRLGPHSKEVVIGPLPALGLQGCMRDSPALPLGSQGTPSSFSSSSSSDGDLDFQSPERSQGHRPGKGSPVGSSPLQGLENCLREIPEPRLQPAWLCSSAGDGGPRRAEPRNWAAGMEGNVGRPTSRPEMSQPSGSSLARGLRGEACEPAHLGQRGGDVPARSLRLASPQALASGALPTCSPRGPRDLGAARPGQWRWLRDGPATKPSPLHCLENSLKGILPGGPLRFACLAGLGPSPRSSSSSSISSSEGEDPRPEPELWQHPLQERDHLPSSKGLGTLSPQCGGPRAGCSPGEGSRRREPGHRCDFSAGKAEEKVGGRSHSPWREVCLETLGPPGPLGSAGGCHVQVSPVSVAVAEPCVATPEMLCALPVRSAVHPCPAAQLGRRPGPGPCQPPGSAHGPQSWKPTAGEESRGLGPGDGRPGVTAGTDSEPLPGGVPQPAPAAAVPGALPGTSPRRPCPCGASLQQELHSLGAALSEKLDHLAGALAGLAQEVAAVRTQVDRLGRRPRGAGPKGLPRGPRLSSGPAHRHLPYWRHKGPPRPRPKILRGGLAEGCRAGDLSSGLSSGRLRRVPPDTPSAEPPGTGSSPPWQPHSSACSGPAVQTVRHPLGHPEARQSPPPLSLPAAPPPQVAAPVGTAEAEPRGVVAAPPRIPRWPKDPGGVLVGLQRALEGEQWGEELRDPAWGPPSRHPHGLSPTEGAPPPATSPPSSRTFPTLRP comes from the exons ATGTGGTCCAGGGGttggcaggagaggcaggagtcCGGATGGTGGCCGGAGATGGGGAGGCAGTCCTCCCTTGGTGTCCCCTCCATGGCCCAACAGGGACCAAGGGACAGAGCAGAGAGGAGCTCTGTTACCCTCAGCCCCCAGCGTCTTGGTCCTGCTGTGCCCACGTGTAGGGCACCTGCCTTGAACCCAGGTTCTCTTTGTTTGCGGACATCAGTGTCTCCTTTGCAGCCCCTCCCGTGGTGGGAGGATTACGTGAGACGCAGCACGTGCCGACtgatgttgggggagggggcgaGAGTTCACTGTGGTCTCTTGGCAGGAGGAGCCCCCCAGCACAGCCTGCACCTCAGCGCCCTGGTGCAGCTCGTGCAGGAGATCCCCGAGTTCCTGTTCGGGGAAGGCAGCCCCGAGAGTAGTGGGGGAGCCAGCCTGGATGGGGTGGCTGTGAGCTCCCAGG CAGCTGTGACGGAGGACATGTGCCCTCTTCGAGACCTGCTCCGCTGCCTTCCAGATACACCCGTGGGCCTGCTTGGCCTGGCCGCCACGCCCAGCGGCAGCTCGTCCAGCAGCACCCCTGGAGCCGGGGGGCCGGGGAGCCCCCTTTCCATCA AAACTGCCGACAAGCCAAGGCCTGTGGAGGAGGGGAGCCCAGGAGCCCCTGGCCAGGAGCCCAGCCCCGCCACCTGCAGTCAGGGCAGTAGCAAGAGCCGCAGGAATCCGGAGAGAGGGACCCCGGGGGCAG GAGCTGTGAGCATCTCTCCTGGGCACAGCCCCTTGCAAGGCCTCATCAACTGCCTGAAGGAGATCCTCGAGCCTGGGCCCCAGGGCCCCGAGGGACCACGGAGCTCGCCACCGCCACCTGCCCCCAGCCTGGGTGCCTCCCAGCTGaccagggcagagctggggcctgggggccTGCCCTGGGCCG tgaagacagaggcagcctCGGGAGATTGTCCCCTCCAGAGCCTCCTGAACTGTCTGAAGGAGATCCCCGAGGCTCGGGACAGGCATCCCAGCCCCTTAGGAGCCAGTGACCCACGGCTGCAGGAGGACCCAGGGGCCTGGAAAAGGAATTCTGGAG GACTCCGACCCCTCCAgactcctcctccagggcctgggcCTGGAGCCGGCAGCATGCTCTCTGCAGTGAAGGTGGAGGACAGCTGGCCCCAGGGACCCCTGGAGCCCACATCCTGTCAGCTCAGCAAGCAGCCCCACGGCCCCTCTGCCGCCAGCAGCCCCAGGAATGTCAAAGACATTGCCCCCACCCAGGTCCAGGTGCCCAGCTGGGGCCCTGCAGCTCAAG CCGGCAGCGCCTCGAGCTCACCCCTGGAAGCCCTGGAGGCCTGTCTGAGGGGCATTCCCCTGAGTGGGTCGTTGCCTCCCCAGCCACCGGCCAGCTCTTGGTCCCGGAGCCCCCAGCCAGGAGACCCCGGGTCTCAGAGGCCCGAGCTGCCGCGCCTCGGACCACACAGCAAAG AGGTGGTCATAGGGCCTCTCCCGGCTCTGGGCCTGCAGGGCTGCATGAGAGACAGCCCGGCCCTGCCCCTGGGCTCCCAAGGCACCCCCAGCAGCTTCTCGTCATCTAGCAGCTCTGACGGGGACCTAGATTTCCAGAGCCCTGAGCGCAGCCAGGGGCATCGGCCCGGAAAAG GAAGCCCAGTGGGAAGCTCCCCGCTCCAGGGCCTGGAGAACTGTCTCAGAGAGATACCTGAGCCCCGgctgcagcctgcctggctctgcTCCTCAGCTGGAGATGGAGGGCCACGGCGAGCGGAGCCCAGGAACTGGGCAGCAGGCATGGAAGGTAATGTGGGCAGGCCCACGTCCCGGCCTGAGATGAGTCAACCTTCTGGAAGCAGCCTGGCCAGAG GACTGAGGGGCGAGGCCTGTGAACCAGCCCACCTGGGACAGCGTGGGGGCGACGTGCCCGCCAGGAGCCTCCGACTGGCCAGCCCGCAGGCCCTTGCCTCTGGTGCCCTGCCCACCTGCTCCCCACGAGGCCCCAGAGACCTCGGGGCGGCCAGGCCAGGACAGTGGAGGTGGCTTCGAGACG GGCCAGCCACCAAGCCTTCCCCGCTTCACTGCCTGGAGAACTCTCTGAAGGGGATCTTGCCTGGGGGGCCCTTGCGCTTTGCCTGCCTGGCCGGCCTGGGCCCCAGCCCACGCTCCAGCTCCAGCTCGAGCATCAGCAGCTCAGAAGGAGAAGACCCGAGGCCGGAACCCGAGCTCTGGCAGCACCCCCTGCAGG AGAGGGACCATCTTCCCAGCAGCAAGGGCCTTGGCACCCTGTCCCCACAATGTGGCGGCCCCCGTGCTGGCTGCAGCCCTGGGGAAGGCTCGAGGAGACGCGAGCCCGGGCACCGCTGCGATTTCAGTGCAG GAAAAGCAGAAGAGAAGGTGGGAGGCAGGTCCCATTCGCCCTGGAGAGAGGTGTGCTTGGAGACCCTGGGACCGCCTGGCCCCCTGGGCAGCGCCGGAGGAT GCCATGTCCAAGTGTCCCCCGTCAGTGTGGCCGTGGCGGAGCCGTGCGTGGCCACACCAGAAATGCTCTGTGCTCTTCCTGTGCGGTCCGCTGTGCATCCCTGCCCTGCCGCTCAGCTGGGAAGAAGGCCGGGGCCTGGGCCCTGCCAGCCTCCTGGTTCAGCCCATGGTCCCCAGTCCTGGAAGCCGACGGCCGGTGAAGAGTccaggggcctggggcctggggacgGAAGACCAGGTGTGACAG CCGGGACCGACAGCGAGCCCCTTCCTGGGGGTGTGCCCCAGCCAGCGCCTGCAGCCGCCGTCCCTGGGGCCTTACCCGGTACCTCCCCGCGGCGGCCGTGcccctgtggggcttccctgcaACAGGAGCTCCACAGCCTGGGCGCCGCCCTCTCGGAGAAGCTGGACCATCTAGCCGGGGCCCTGGCTGGCCTGGCTCAGGAGGTGGCCGCTGTGAGGACCCAGGTGGATCGACTCGGGAGGCGCCCTCGGGGCGCGGGGCCCAAGGGACTCCCCCGGGGCCCTCGCTTGTCCAGCGGCCCTGCCCACAGACACCTGCCCTACTGGAGGCACAAGGGCCCCCCCAGGCCGAGACCGAAGATCCTGCGGGGGGGCCTGGCCGAAGGCTGCAGGGCCGGGGACCTGTCATCGGGCCTATCCAGTGGGAGGCTCCGTCGGGTGCCTCCAGACACCCCCTCAGCAGAGCCCCCCGGGACCGGCTCCAGCCCTCCCTGGCAGCCTCACTCCTCGGCCTGCAGTGGCCCTGCTGTGCAGACTGTACGTCACCCCCTCGGGCACCCCGAGGCCCGCCAGAGCCCCCCTCCCCTTTCACTGCCGGCTGCCCCGCCCCCCCAGGTGGCTGCTCCAGTGGGCACTGCAGAGGCAGAACCGAGGGGTGTGGTGGCTGCCCCCCCCAGGATCCCAAGGTGGCCCAAGGATCCAGGTGGCGTGTTGGTGGGGCTCCAGAGAGCCCTCGAGGGTGAACAGTGGGGTGAGGAGCTCAGGGACCCAGCATGGGGACCCCCCAGCCGCCACCCTCATGGACTCAGCCCCACGGAGGGTGCCCCACCTCCGGCCACCTCGCCCCCCTCCAGCAGAACCTTCCCCACATTGAGGCCGTGA
- the KRBA1 gene encoding protein KRBA1 isoform X7: MWSRGWQERQESGWWPEMGRQSSLGVPSMAQQGPRDRAERSSVTLSPQRLGPAVPTCRAPALNPGSLCLRTSVSPLQPLPWWEDYVRRSTCRLMLGEGARVHCGLLAGGAPQHSLHLSALVQLVQEIPEFLFGEGSPESSGGASLDGVAVSSQAAVTEDMCPLRDLLRCLPDTPVGLLGLAATPSGSSSSSTPGAGGPGSPLSIKTADKPRPVEEGSPGAPGQEPSPATCSQGSSKSRRNPERGTPGAGAVSISPGHSPLQGLINCLKEILEPGPQGPEGPRSSPPPPAPSLGASQLTRAELGPGGLPWAVKTEAASGDCPLQSLLNCLKEIPEARDRHPSPLGASDPRLQEDPGAWKRNSGGLRPLQTPPPGPGPGAGSMLSAVKVEDSWPQGPLEPTSCQLSKQPHGPSAASSPRNVKDIAPTQVQVPSWGPAAQEVVIGPLPALGLQGCMRDSPALPLGSQGTPSSFSSSSSSDGDLDFQSPERSQGHRPGKGSPVGSSPLQGLENCLREIPEPRLQPAWLCSSAGDGGPRRAEPRNWAAGMEGNVGRPTSRPEMSQPSGSSLARGLRGEACEPAHLGQRGGDVPARSLRLASPQALASGALPTCSPRGPRDLGAARPGQWRWLRDGPATKPSPLHCLENSLKGILPGGPLRFACLAGLGPSPRSSSSSSISSSEGEDPRPEPELWQHPLQERDHLPSSKGLGTLSPQCGGPRAGCSPGEGSRRREPGHRCDFSAAGKAEEKVGGRSHSPWREVCLETLGPPGPLGSAGGCHVQVSPVSVAVAEPCVATPEMLCALPVRSAVHPCPAAQLGRRPGPGPCQPPGSAHGPQSWKPTAGEESRGLGPGDGRPGVTAGTDSEPLPGGVPQPAPAAAVPGALPGTSPRRPCPCGASLQQELHSLGAALSEKLDHLAGALAGLAQEVAAVRTQVDRLGRRPRGAGPKGLPRGPRLSSGPAHRHLPYWRHKGPPRPRPKILRGGLAEGCRAGDLSSGLSSGRLRRVPPDTPSAEPPGTGSSPPWQPHSSACSGPAVQTVRHPLGHPEARQSPPPLSLPAAPPPQVAAPVGTAEAEPRGVVAAPPRIPRWPKDPGGVLVGLQRALEGEQWGEELRDPAWGPPSRHPHGLSPTEGAPPPATSPPSSRTFPTLRP; this comes from the exons ATGTGGTCCAGGGGttggcaggagaggcaggagtcCGGATGGTGGCCGGAGATGGGGAGGCAGTCCTCCCTTGGTGTCCCCTCCATGGCCCAACAGGGACCAAGGGACAGAGCAGAGAGGAGCTCTGTTACCCTCAGCCCCCAGCGTCTTGGTCCTGCTGTGCCCACGTGTAGGGCACCTGCCTTGAACCCAGGTTCTCTTTGTTTGCGGACATCAGTGTCTCCTTTGCAGCCCCTCCCGTGGTGGGAGGATTACGTGAGACGCAGCACGTGCCGACtgatgttgggggagggggcgaGAGTTCACTGTGGTCTCTTGGCAGGAGGAGCCCCCCAGCACAGCCTGCACCTCAGCGCCCTGGTGCAGCTCGTGCAGGAGATCCCCGAGTTCCTGTTCGGGGAAGGCAGCCCCGAGAGTAGTGGGGGAGCCAGCCTGGATGGGGTGGCTGTGAGCTCCCAGG CAGCTGTGACGGAGGACATGTGCCCTCTTCGAGACCTGCTCCGCTGCCTTCCAGATACACCCGTGGGCCTGCTTGGCCTGGCCGCCACGCCCAGCGGCAGCTCGTCCAGCAGCACCCCTGGAGCCGGGGGGCCGGGGAGCCCCCTTTCCATCA AAACTGCCGACAAGCCAAGGCCTGTGGAGGAGGGGAGCCCAGGAGCCCCTGGCCAGGAGCCCAGCCCCGCCACCTGCAGTCAGGGCAGTAGCAAGAGCCGCAGGAATCCGGAGAGAGGGACCCCGGGGGCAG GAGCTGTGAGCATCTCTCCTGGGCACAGCCCCTTGCAAGGCCTCATCAACTGCCTGAAGGAGATCCTCGAGCCTGGGCCCCAGGGCCCCGAGGGACCACGGAGCTCGCCACCGCCACCTGCCCCCAGCCTGGGTGCCTCCCAGCTGaccagggcagagctggggcctgggggccTGCCCTGGGCCG tgaagacagaggcagcctCGGGAGATTGTCCCCTCCAGAGCCTCCTGAACTGTCTGAAGGAGATCCCCGAGGCTCGGGACAGGCATCCCAGCCCCTTAGGAGCCAGTGACCCACGGCTGCAGGAGGACCCAGGGGCCTGGAAAAGGAATTCTGGAG GACTCCGACCCCTCCAgactcctcctccagggcctgggcCTGGAGCCGGCAGCATGCTCTCTGCAGTGAAGGTGGAGGACAGCTGGCCCCAGGGACCCCTGGAGCCCACATCCTGTCAGCTCAGCAAGCAGCCCCACGGCCCCTCTGCCGCCAGCAGCCCCAGGAATGTCAAAGACATTGCCCCCACCCAGGTCCAGGTGCCCAGCTGGGGCCCTGCAGCTCAAG AGGTGGTCATAGGGCCTCTCCCGGCTCTGGGCCTGCAGGGCTGCATGAGAGACAGCCCGGCCCTGCCCCTGGGCTCCCAAGGCACCCCCAGCAGCTTCTCGTCATCTAGCAGCTCTGACGGGGACCTAGATTTCCAGAGCCCTGAGCGCAGCCAGGGGCATCGGCCCGGAAAAG GAAGCCCAGTGGGAAGCTCCCCGCTCCAGGGCCTGGAGAACTGTCTCAGAGAGATACCTGAGCCCCGgctgcagcctgcctggctctgcTCCTCAGCTGGAGATGGAGGGCCACGGCGAGCGGAGCCCAGGAACTGGGCAGCAGGCATGGAAGGTAATGTGGGCAGGCCCACGTCCCGGCCTGAGATGAGTCAACCTTCTGGAAGCAGCCTGGCCAGAG GACTGAGGGGCGAGGCCTGTGAACCAGCCCACCTGGGACAGCGTGGGGGCGACGTGCCCGCCAGGAGCCTCCGACTGGCCAGCCCGCAGGCCCTTGCCTCTGGTGCCCTGCCCACCTGCTCCCCACGAGGCCCCAGAGACCTCGGGGCGGCCAGGCCAGGACAGTGGAGGTGGCTTCGAGACG GGCCAGCCACCAAGCCTTCCCCGCTTCACTGCCTGGAGAACTCTCTGAAGGGGATCTTGCCTGGGGGGCCCTTGCGCTTTGCCTGCCTGGCCGGCCTGGGCCCCAGCCCACGCTCCAGCTCCAGCTCGAGCATCAGCAGCTCAGAAGGAGAAGACCCGAGGCCGGAACCCGAGCTCTGGCAGCACCCCCTGCAGG AGAGGGACCATCTTCCCAGCAGCAAGGGCCTTGGCACCCTGTCCCCACAATGTGGCGGCCCCCGTGCTGGCTGCAGCCCTGGGGAAGGCTCGAGGAGACGCGAGCCCGGGCACCGCTGCGATTTCAGTGCAG CAGGAAAAGCAGAAGAGAAGGTGGGAGGCAGGTCCCATTCGCCCTGGAGAGAGGTGTGCTTGGAGACCCTGGGACCGCCTGGCCCCCTGGGCAGCGCCGGAGGAT GCCATGTCCAAGTGTCCCCCGTCAGTGTGGCCGTGGCGGAGCCGTGCGTGGCCACACCAGAAATGCTCTGTGCTCTTCCTGTGCGGTCCGCTGTGCATCCCTGCCCTGCCGCTCAGCTGGGAAGAAGGCCGGGGCCTGGGCCCTGCCAGCCTCCTGGTTCAGCCCATGGTCCCCAGTCCTGGAAGCCGACGGCCGGTGAAGAGTccaggggcctggggcctggggacgGAAGACCAGGTGTGACAG CCGGGACCGACAGCGAGCCCCTTCCTGGGGGTGTGCCCCAGCCAGCGCCTGCAGCCGCCGTCCCTGGGGCCTTACCCGGTACCTCCCCGCGGCGGCCGTGcccctgtggggcttccctgcaACAGGAGCTCCACAGCCTGGGCGCCGCCCTCTCGGAGAAGCTGGACCATCTAGCCGGGGCCCTGGCTGGCCTGGCTCAGGAGGTGGCCGCTGTGAGGACCCAGGTGGATCGACTCGGGAGGCGCCCTCGGGGCGCGGGGCCCAAGGGACTCCCCCGGGGCCCTCGCTTGTCCAGCGGCCCTGCCCACAGACACCTGCCCTACTGGAGGCACAAGGGCCCCCCCAGGCCGAGACCGAAGATCCTGCGGGGGGGCCTGGCCGAAGGCTGCAGGGCCGGGGACCTGTCATCGGGCCTATCCAGTGGGAGGCTCCGTCGGGTGCCTCCAGACACCCCCTCAGCAGAGCCCCCCGGGACCGGCTCCAGCCCTCCCTGGCAGCCTCACTCCTCGGCCTGCAGTGGCCCTGCTGTGCAGACTGTACGTCACCCCCTCGGGCACCCCGAGGCCCGCCAGAGCCCCCCTCCCCTTTCACTGCCGGCTGCCCCGCCCCCCCAGGTGGCTGCTCCAGTGGGCACTGCAGAGGCAGAACCGAGGGGTGTGGTGGCTGCCCCCCCCAGGATCCCAAGGTGGCCCAAGGATCCAGGTGGCGTGTTGGTGGGGCTCCAGAGAGCCCTCGAGGGTGAACAGTGGGGTGAGGAGCTCAGGGACCCAGCATGGGGACCCCCCAGCCGCCACCCTCATGGACTCAGCCCCACGGAGGGTGCCCCACCTCCGGCCACCTCGCCCCCCTCCAGCAGAACCTTCCCCACATTGAGGCCGTGA
- the KRBA1 gene encoding protein KRBA1 isoform X1, whose translation MWSRGWQERQESGWWPEMGRQSSLGVPSMAQQGPRDRAERSSVTLSPQRLGPAVPTCRAPALNPGSLCLRTSVSPLQPLPWWEDYVRRSTCRLMLGEGARVHCGLLAGGAPQHSLHLSALVQLVQEIPEFLFGEGSPESSGGASLDGVAVSSQAAVTEDMCPLRDLLRCLPDTPVGLLGLAATPSGSSSSSTPGAGGPGSPLSIKTADKPRPVEEGSPGAPGQEPSPATCSQGSSKSRRNPERGTPGAGAVSISPGHSPLQGLINCLKEILEPGPQGPEGPRSSPPPPAPSLGASQLTRAELGPGGLPWAVKTEAASGDCPLQSLLNCLKEIPEARDRHPSPLGASDPRLQEDPGAWKRNSGGLRPLQTPPPGPGPGAGSMLSAVKVEDSWPQGPLEPTSCQLSKQPHGPSAASSPRNVKDIAPTQVQVPSWGPAAQAGSASSSPLEALEACLRGIPLSGSLPPQPPASSWSRSPQPGDPGSQRPELPRLGPHSKEVVIGPLPALGLQGCMRDSPALPLGSQGTPSSFSSSSSSDGDLDFQSPERSQGHRPGKGSPVGSSPLQGLENCLREIPEPRLQPAWLCSSAGDGGPRRAEPRNWAAGMEGNVGRPTSRPEMSQPSGSSLARGLRGEACEPAHLGQRGGDVPARSLRLASPQALASGALPTCSPRGPRDLGAARPGQWRWLRDGPATKPSPLHCLENSLKGILPGGPLRFACLAGLGPSPRSSSSSSISSSEGEDPRPEPELWQHPLQERDHLPSSKGLGTLSPQCGGPRAGCSPGEGSRRREPGHRCDFSAAGKAEEKVGGRSHSPWREVCLETLGPPGPLGSAGGCHVQVSPVSVAVAEPCVATPEMLCALPVRSAVHPCPAAQLGRRPGPGPCQPPGSAHGPQSWKPTAGEESRGLGPGDGRPGVTAGTDSEPLPGGVPQPAPAAAVPGALPGTSPRRPCPCGASLQQELHSLGAALSEKLDHLAGALAGLAQEVAAVRTQVDRLGRRPRGAGPKGLPRGPRLSSGPAHRHLPYWRHKGPPRPRPKILRGGLAEGCRAGDLSSGLSSGRLRRVPPDTPSAEPPGTGSSPPWQPHSSACSGPAVQTVRHPLGHPEARQSPPPLSLPAAPPPQVAAPVGTAEAEPRGVVAAPPRIPRWPKDPGGVLVGLQRALEGEQWGEELRDPAWGPPSRHPHGLSPTEGAPPPATSPPSSRTFPTLRP comes from the exons ATGTGGTCCAGGGGttggcaggagaggcaggagtcCGGATGGTGGCCGGAGATGGGGAGGCAGTCCTCCCTTGGTGTCCCCTCCATGGCCCAACAGGGACCAAGGGACAGAGCAGAGAGGAGCTCTGTTACCCTCAGCCCCCAGCGTCTTGGTCCTGCTGTGCCCACGTGTAGGGCACCTGCCTTGAACCCAGGTTCTCTTTGTTTGCGGACATCAGTGTCTCCTTTGCAGCCCCTCCCGTGGTGGGAGGATTACGTGAGACGCAGCACGTGCCGACtgatgttgggggagggggcgaGAGTTCACTGTGGTCTCTTGGCAGGAGGAGCCCCCCAGCACAGCCTGCACCTCAGCGCCCTGGTGCAGCTCGTGCAGGAGATCCCCGAGTTCCTGTTCGGGGAAGGCAGCCCCGAGAGTAGTGGGGGAGCCAGCCTGGATGGGGTGGCTGTGAGCTCCCAGG CAGCTGTGACGGAGGACATGTGCCCTCTTCGAGACCTGCTCCGCTGCCTTCCAGATACACCCGTGGGCCTGCTTGGCCTGGCCGCCACGCCCAGCGGCAGCTCGTCCAGCAGCACCCCTGGAGCCGGGGGGCCGGGGAGCCCCCTTTCCATCA AAACTGCCGACAAGCCAAGGCCTGTGGAGGAGGGGAGCCCAGGAGCCCCTGGCCAGGAGCCCAGCCCCGCCACCTGCAGTCAGGGCAGTAGCAAGAGCCGCAGGAATCCGGAGAGAGGGACCCCGGGGGCAG GAGCTGTGAGCATCTCTCCTGGGCACAGCCCCTTGCAAGGCCTCATCAACTGCCTGAAGGAGATCCTCGAGCCTGGGCCCCAGGGCCCCGAGGGACCACGGAGCTCGCCACCGCCACCTGCCCCCAGCCTGGGTGCCTCCCAGCTGaccagggcagagctggggcctgggggccTGCCCTGGGCCG tgaagacagaggcagcctCGGGAGATTGTCCCCTCCAGAGCCTCCTGAACTGTCTGAAGGAGATCCCCGAGGCTCGGGACAGGCATCCCAGCCCCTTAGGAGCCAGTGACCCACGGCTGCAGGAGGACCCAGGGGCCTGGAAAAGGAATTCTGGAG GACTCCGACCCCTCCAgactcctcctccagggcctgggcCTGGAGCCGGCAGCATGCTCTCTGCAGTGAAGGTGGAGGACAGCTGGCCCCAGGGACCCCTGGAGCCCACATCCTGTCAGCTCAGCAAGCAGCCCCACGGCCCCTCTGCCGCCAGCAGCCCCAGGAATGTCAAAGACATTGCCCCCACCCAGGTCCAGGTGCCCAGCTGGGGCCCTGCAGCTCAAG CCGGCAGCGCCTCGAGCTCACCCCTGGAAGCCCTGGAGGCCTGTCTGAGGGGCATTCCCCTGAGTGGGTCGTTGCCTCCCCAGCCACCGGCCAGCTCTTGGTCCCGGAGCCCCCAGCCAGGAGACCCCGGGTCTCAGAGGCCCGAGCTGCCGCGCCTCGGACCACACAGCAAAG AGGTGGTCATAGGGCCTCTCCCGGCTCTGGGCCTGCAGGGCTGCATGAGAGACAGCCCGGCCCTGCCCCTGGGCTCCCAAGGCACCCCCAGCAGCTTCTCGTCATCTAGCAGCTCTGACGGGGACCTAGATTTCCAGAGCCCTGAGCGCAGCCAGGGGCATCGGCCCGGAAAAG GAAGCCCAGTGGGAAGCTCCCCGCTCCAGGGCCTGGAGAACTGTCTCAGAGAGATACCTGAGCCCCGgctgcagcctgcctggctctgcTCCTCAGCTGGAGATGGAGGGCCACGGCGAGCGGAGCCCAGGAACTGGGCAGCAGGCATGGAAGGTAATGTGGGCAGGCCCACGTCCCGGCCTGAGATGAGTCAACCTTCTGGAAGCAGCCTGGCCAGAG GACTGAGGGGCGAGGCCTGTGAACCAGCCCACCTGGGACAGCGTGGGGGCGACGTGCCCGCCAGGAGCCTCCGACTGGCCAGCCCGCAGGCCCTTGCCTCTGGTGCCCTGCCCACCTGCTCCCCACGAGGCCCCAGAGACCTCGGGGCGGCCAGGCCAGGACAGTGGAGGTGGCTTCGAGACG GGCCAGCCACCAAGCCTTCCCCGCTTCACTGCCTGGAGAACTCTCTGAAGGGGATCTTGCCTGGGGGGCCCTTGCGCTTTGCCTGCCTGGCCGGCCTGGGCCCCAGCCCACGCTCCAGCTCCAGCTCGAGCATCAGCAGCTCAGAAGGAGAAGACCCGAGGCCGGAACCCGAGCTCTGGCAGCACCCCCTGCAGG AGAGGGACCATCTTCCCAGCAGCAAGGGCCTTGGCACCCTGTCCCCACAATGTGGCGGCCCCCGTGCTGGCTGCAGCCCTGGGGAAGGCTCGAGGAGACGCGAGCCCGGGCACCGCTGCGATTTCAGTGCAG CAGGAAAAGCAGAAGAGAAGGTGGGAGGCAGGTCCCATTCGCCCTGGAGAGAGGTGTGCTTGGAGACCCTGGGACCGCCTGGCCCCCTGGGCAGCGCCGGAGGAT GCCATGTCCAAGTGTCCCCCGTCAGTGTGGCCGTGGCGGAGCCGTGCGTGGCCACACCAGAAATGCTCTGTGCTCTTCCTGTGCGGTCCGCTGTGCATCCCTGCCCTGCCGCTCAGCTGGGAAGAAGGCCGGGGCCTGGGCCCTGCCAGCCTCCTGGTTCAGCCCATGGTCCCCAGTCCTGGAAGCCGACGGCCGGTGAAGAGTccaggggcctggggcctggggacgGAAGACCAGGTGTGACAG CCGGGACCGACAGCGAGCCCCTTCCTGGGGGTGTGCCCCAGCCAGCGCCTGCAGCCGCCGTCCCTGGGGCCTTACCCGGTACCTCCCCGCGGCGGCCGTGcccctgtggggcttccctgcaACAGGAGCTCCACAGCCTGGGCGCCGCCCTCTCGGAGAAGCTGGACCATCTAGCCGGGGCCCTGGCTGGCCTGGCTCAGGAGGTGGCCGCTGTGAGGACCCAGGTGGATCGACTCGGGAGGCGCCCTCGGGGCGCGGGGCCCAAGGGACTCCCCCGGGGCCCTCGCTTGTCCAGCGGCCCTGCCCACAGACACCTGCCCTACTGGAGGCACAAGGGCCCCCCCAGGCCGAGACCGAAGATCCTGCGGGGGGGCCTGGCCGAAGGCTGCAGGGCCGGGGACCTGTCATCGGGCCTATCCAGTGGGAGGCTCCGTCGGGTGCCTCCAGACACCCCCTCAGCAGAGCCCCCCGGGACCGGCTCCAGCCCTCCCTGGCAGCCTCACTCCTCGGCCTGCAGTGGCCCTGCTGTGCAGACTGTACGTCACCCCCTCGGGCACCCCGAGGCCCGCCAGAGCCCCCCTCCCCTTTCACTGCCGGCTGCCCCGCCCCCCCAGGTGGCTGCTCCAGTGGGCACTGCAGAGGCAGAACCGAGGGGTGTGGTGGCTGCCCCCCCCAGGATCCCAAGGTGGCCCAAGGATCCAGGTGGCGTGTTGGTGGGGCTCCAGAGAGCCCTCGAGGGTGAACAGTGGGGTGAGGAGCTCAGGGACCCAGCATGGGGACCCCCCAGCCGCCACCCTCATGGACTCAGCCCCACGGAGGGTGCCCCACCTCCGGCCACCTCGCCCCCCTCCAGCAGAACCTTCCCCACATTGAGGCCGTGA